The proteins below come from a single Aegilops tauschii subsp. strangulata cultivar AL8/78 chromosome 6, Aet v6.0, whole genome shotgun sequence genomic window:
- the LOC109781038 gene encoding putative pentatricopeptide repeat-containing protein At3g25970 isoform X2, which produces MPAHRRLAIAAAAKSHATLIKSGVTSPTPWNQLLTAYSLTPLGLVAARQVFDQIPRPDAASWNSLLTAHVSAGAHSAAYHILQAMHARGLAANTFALGPALRSAAAVGCPALGAQLHSLIVKAGLSDNVFAATALLHMYAKCGRTRDARRVFDGMPERNTVSWNALVAGYVESGKGAPAVQLFVEMEREGLRPDEATFAALLTVVDECSCFLMHQLHGKIVKYGSALGLIVLNAAITAYSQCGALANSRRIFDEIGYRRDLISWNAMLGAYASHGMEYEAMGFFASMMRASGVQPDMYSFTSIISACAEHRDHGGTVIHGLVIKKGFEGVTPVCNALIAMYTRFSENCMMEDAYKCFDSLLLKDTFSWNSMLTGYSQHGLSADALRFFRCMQSENVRTDEYAFSAALRSCSDLALLRLGRQIHGLVIHSGFASNNFVSSSLIFMYSKSGILDDATKSFEEADKSSSVPWNSMMFGYAQHGHAQTVLSLFNEMLELKVPLDHITFVGLITACSHAGLVDEGSEILNTMEIRYGIPLRMEHYACGIDLYGRAGQLDKAKELIDSMPFEPDAMVWMTLLGACRIHGNMELATDVASHLLEAEPRQHSTYVLLSSMYSGLGMWSDRAIVQKEMKNKGLSKVPGWSWIEVKNEVHSFNAEDGSHPRMEEIYEMLSLLLQNFPMQPVHQETGGAIDC; this is translated from the exons ATGCCTGCGCACCGCCGCCTCGCCATCGCCGCCGCTGCTAAATCCCACGCCACACTGATCAAGTCCGGCGTCACTTCCCCCACGCCCTGGAACCAGCTCCTCACAGCCTACTCCCTCACCCCGCTCGGCCTGGTCGCCGCGCGCCAGGTGTTCGACCAAATCCCCCGCCCGGACGCTGCCTCCTGGAACTCCCTCCTCACCGCGCATGTCTCTGCCGGCGCGCATTCCGCGGCATACCACATCCTCCAAGCCATGCACGCGAGGGGGCTTGCCGCCAACACCTTCGCCCTCGGCCCTGCTCTCCGCTCTGCTGCCGCCGTGGGCTGCCCTGCTCTGGGCGCCCAGCTGCACTCGCTCATCGTCAAAGCTGGCCTGTCCGACAATGTCTTCGCTGCAACCGCATTGCTTCACATGtatgctaagtgtggccgcacaAGGGATGCTCGTCGGGTGTTCGATGGAATGCCGGAGCGGAACACCGTTTCTTGGAACGCCCTCGTTGCCGGTTACGTGGAATCTGGGAAGGGTGCTCCAGCAGTTCAGCTGTTTGTTGAGATGGAGAGGGAGGGGTTACGTCCAGACGAGGCAACATTCGCTGCATTGCTCACGGTGGTCGATGAATGCAGTTGCTTCTTGATGCACCAGCTTCATGGGAAGATTGTCAAATATGGATCGGCATTGGGTTTGATAGTGTTGAATGCAGCAATCACTGCCTACTCGCAGTGTGGGGCCCTGGCAAATTCTAGAAGGATCTTTGATGAAATTGGGTACAGAAGGGATTTGATCTCATGGAACGCAATGCTGGGAGCTTACGCTTCCCATGGGATGGAGTATGAGGCGATGGGATTCTTTGCTAGCATGATGCGAGCGAGCGGAGTGCAGCCTGACATGTATAGTTTCACAAGTATCATAAGTGCGTGCGCGGAGCATCGTGATCACGGAGGGACAGTAATTCATGGTTTGGTGATCAAGAAGGGTTTCGAAGGAGTCACGCCTGTTTGCAATGCTCTAATTGCCATGTACACTCGATTTAGTGAGAACTGCATGATGGAAGATGCATATAAGTGCTTTGATTCCCTGCTTCTTAAGGACACCTTCTCCTGGAATTCTATGTTAACTGGGTATTCACAGCACGGTTTGAGTGCTGATGCCTTGAGATTCTTCAGATGTATGCAGTCAGAAAATGTTAGAACCGACGAGTACGCATTCTCTGCTGCCCTGCGTTCATGCTCAGACCTTGCTTTACTTCGGCTAGGTAGACAAATACACGGTTTAGTCATCCATTCTGGTTTTGCTTCCAACAATTTTGTTTCCAGCTCGCTGATCTTCATGTATTCTAAGAGTGGCATTCTTGATGATGCGACGAAGTCTTTTGAGGAGGCAGATAAGAGTAGCTCTGTGCCCTGGAACTCTATGATGTTTGGTTATGCGCAGCATGGACATGCACAGACCGTGCTTAGCCTCTTCAATGAGATGCTGGAGCTTAAGGTTCCTTTGGATCATATCACATTTGTTGGCCTGATTACTGCCTGCAGTCATGCTGGTCTTGTGGACGAAGGTTCAGAAATCCTCAATACGATGGAAATTAGGTATGGAATTCCTCTCCGGATGGAGCATTATGCATGTGGCATTGATCTGTATGGGAGGGCTGGGCAGCTTGACAAAGCAAAAGAGCTTATTGACTCCATGCCATTTGAACCAGATGCCATGGTGTGGATGACCCTATTAGgtgcttgcagaatccatgggaATATGGAACTAGCAACTGATGTGGCCAGCCATCTGTTGGAGGCAGAGCCTAGACAGCACTCGACCTATGTTCTCCTCTCCAGCATGTATTCTGGTCTTGGGATGTGGAGTGATAGAGCAATAGTGCAGAAGGAAATGAAGAATAAAGGATTAAGCAAAGTTCCTGGTTGGAGCTGGATCGAGGTGAAGAATGAGGTGCACTCATTCAATGCAGAGGATGGGTCGCACCCAAGGATGGAGGAAATATATGAGATGCTGAGTTTGTTgcttcaaaattttcctatgcagCCTGTGCATCAAGAAACAGGTGGAGCCATCGACTGCT AA
- the LOC109781038 gene encoding putative pentatricopeptide repeat-containing protein At3g25970 isoform X1: protein MPAHRRLAIAAAAKSHATLIKSGVTSPTPWNQLLTAYSLTPLGLVAARQVFDQIPRPDAASWNSLLTAHVSAGAHSAAYHILQAMHARGLAANTFALGPALRSAAAVGCPALGAQLHSLIVKAGLSDNVFAATALLHMYAKCGRTRDARRVFDGMPERNTVSWNALVAGYVESGKGAPAVQLFVEMEREGLRPDEATFAALLTVVDECSCFLMHQLHGKIVKYGSALGLIVLNAAITAYSQCGALANSRRIFDEIGYRRDLISWNAMLGAYASHGMEYEAMGFFASMMRASGVQPDMYSFTSIISACAEHRDHGGTVIHGLVIKKGFEGVTPVCNALIAMYTRFSENCMMEDAYKCFDSLLLKDTFSWNSMLTGYSQHGLSADALRFFRCMQSENVRTDEYAFSAALRSCSDLALLRLGRQIHGLVIHSGFASNNFVSSSLIFMYSKSGILDDATKSFEEADKSSSVPWNSMMFGYAQHGHAQTVLSLFNEMLELKVPLDHITFVGLITACSHAGLVDEGSEILNTMEIRYGIPLRMEHYACGIDLYGRAGQLDKAKELIDSMPFEPDAMVWMTLLGACRIHGNMELATDVASHLLEAEPRQHSTYVLLSSMYSGLGMWSDRAIVQKEMKNKGLSKVPGWSWIEVKNEVHSFNAEDGSHPRMEEIYEMLSLLLQNFPMQPVHQETELSSYGH, encoded by the exons ATGCCTGCGCACCGCCGCCTCGCCATCGCCGCCGCTGCTAAATCCCACGCCACACTGATCAAGTCCGGCGTCACTTCCCCCACGCCCTGGAACCAGCTCCTCACAGCCTACTCCCTCACCCCGCTCGGCCTGGTCGCCGCGCGCCAGGTGTTCGACCAAATCCCCCGCCCGGACGCTGCCTCCTGGAACTCCCTCCTCACCGCGCATGTCTCTGCCGGCGCGCATTCCGCGGCATACCACATCCTCCAAGCCATGCACGCGAGGGGGCTTGCCGCCAACACCTTCGCCCTCGGCCCTGCTCTCCGCTCTGCTGCCGCCGTGGGCTGCCCTGCTCTGGGCGCCCAGCTGCACTCGCTCATCGTCAAAGCTGGCCTGTCCGACAATGTCTTCGCTGCAACCGCATTGCTTCACATGtatgctaagtgtggccgcacaAGGGATGCTCGTCGGGTGTTCGATGGAATGCCGGAGCGGAACACCGTTTCTTGGAACGCCCTCGTTGCCGGTTACGTGGAATCTGGGAAGGGTGCTCCAGCAGTTCAGCTGTTTGTTGAGATGGAGAGGGAGGGGTTACGTCCAGACGAGGCAACATTCGCTGCATTGCTCACGGTGGTCGATGAATGCAGTTGCTTCTTGATGCACCAGCTTCATGGGAAGATTGTCAAATATGGATCGGCATTGGGTTTGATAGTGTTGAATGCAGCAATCACTGCCTACTCGCAGTGTGGGGCCCTGGCAAATTCTAGAAGGATCTTTGATGAAATTGGGTACAGAAGGGATTTGATCTCATGGAACGCAATGCTGGGAGCTTACGCTTCCCATGGGATGGAGTATGAGGCGATGGGATTCTTTGCTAGCATGATGCGAGCGAGCGGAGTGCAGCCTGACATGTATAGTTTCACAAGTATCATAAGTGCGTGCGCGGAGCATCGTGATCACGGAGGGACAGTAATTCATGGTTTGGTGATCAAGAAGGGTTTCGAAGGAGTCACGCCTGTTTGCAATGCTCTAATTGCCATGTACACTCGATTTAGTGAGAACTGCATGATGGAAGATGCATATAAGTGCTTTGATTCCCTGCTTCTTAAGGACACCTTCTCCTGGAATTCTATGTTAACTGGGTATTCACAGCACGGTTTGAGTGCTGATGCCTTGAGATTCTTCAGATGTATGCAGTCAGAAAATGTTAGAACCGACGAGTACGCATTCTCTGCTGCCCTGCGTTCATGCTCAGACCTTGCTTTACTTCGGCTAGGTAGACAAATACACGGTTTAGTCATCCATTCTGGTTTTGCTTCCAACAATTTTGTTTCCAGCTCGCTGATCTTCATGTATTCTAAGAGTGGCATTCTTGATGATGCGACGAAGTCTTTTGAGGAGGCAGATAAGAGTAGCTCTGTGCCCTGGAACTCTATGATGTTTGGTTATGCGCAGCATGGACATGCACAGACCGTGCTTAGCCTCTTCAATGAGATGCTGGAGCTTAAGGTTCCTTTGGATCATATCACATTTGTTGGCCTGATTACTGCCTGCAGTCATGCTGGTCTTGTGGACGAAGGTTCAGAAATCCTCAATACGATGGAAATTAGGTATGGAATTCCTCTCCGGATGGAGCATTATGCATGTGGCATTGATCTGTATGGGAGGGCTGGGCAGCTTGACAAAGCAAAAGAGCTTATTGACTCCATGCCATTTGAACCAGATGCCATGGTGTGGATGACCCTATTAGgtgcttgcagaatccatgggaATATGGAACTAGCAACTGATGTGGCCAGCCATCTGTTGGAGGCAGAGCCTAGACAGCACTCGACCTATGTTCTCCTCTCCAGCATGTATTCTGGTCTTGGGATGTGGAGTGATAGAGCAATAGTGCAGAAGGAAATGAAGAATAAAGGATTAAGCAAAGTTCCTGGTTGGAGCTGGATCGAGGTGAAGAATGAGGTGCACTCATTCAATGCAGAGGATGGGTCGCACCCAAGGATGGAGGAAATATATGAGATGCTGAGTTTGTTgcttcaaaattttcctatgcagCCTGTGCATCAAGAAACAG AACTATCCAGTTATGGGCATTAA